GAGCCCCGCGAGGAACACGACGATCATGAAGCCGCTGCCATGCCAGATGTCGAAGAGCATCACGCAGCACAACGCGAGACTCGGCCCGATATCCGGCGCGACCCACCCGCCGCTGATCAGGTAAAGCATGCCGTCGCCTTCGATGAGCCACTGCTGCGCGGGCAGGCCGAGCCGCGCCATGACTAGGTTTGCGGCGCCTTCCGGATGATGCAGCAGCGCGCGCCAGACCATGGCGGCCGCAACGGCGGAAGTCACATAAGGCAAGAAATAGAGCGTGCGGAAAAGGCCACGGCCCCACGCGATGCGGTAGAGCGCATAGGCCACGCAGAAACTGAACAGCATCGTCGCGGGCACCGTTCCGGCTACATAGTAGACAGTCACGCGGACACTGCCCCAGAAATCCGGGTCGCGAAGGACCTGCGCATATTTTTCCAGGCCCACGAATGTCGCGGTCAGGCGCGCATAGTCGAACAGGCTCATGTATAGCGCTCCCACGAGCGGCGCCAGACCGAATATCACCAGGATCGCGAGGGCGGGCGACAACAACAGCGCCGCGAGCGGCAGGTCGCTGCGAAACCGCGCGCGCACGCGGTCCAGTGCGTCGTCCCAGCGGGCGAGCAGCCCATCCGGAAGACGCGCCAGAAGCGCCACAATCGCCGCCAGGCCTCGCATGGGCCCGTTCTCCTTATCCGCTTGCC
The nucleotide sequence above comes from Candidatus Hydrogenedentota bacterium. Encoded proteins:
- a CDS encoding sugar ABC transporter permease, producing the protein MRGLAAIVALLARLPDGLLARWDDALDRVRARFRSDLPLAALLLSPALAILVIFGLAPLVGALYMSLFDYARLTATFVGLEKYAQVLRDPDFWGSVRVTVYYVAGTVPATMLFSFCVAYALYRIAWGRGLFRTLYFLPYVTSAVAAAMVWRALLHHPEGAANLVMARLGLPAQQWLIEGDGMLYLISGGWVAPDIGPSLALCCVMLFDIWHGSGFMIVVFLAGLTAIPRELEEAARIDGAGPFQVVRKVTLPLLSPTVFFLGIVGTIRAFQAFNSFYALTQRPDGALFRPTTNMILLIYEKLYREHDFGSGAAVATLFTAGVLLLTIIQWRMIGRKVHYS